The proteins below come from a single Halobacillus salinarum genomic window:
- a CDS encoding IclR family transcriptional regulator has product MKFLTKSRIIVHRILIMIQRKGQLGLSTNKSLERCLILINKLADYPKGLGITELSHHLDIPTTTVHRIVSTLLNFNMVKKDINTGKVLLGMHMVYLASKIIDSIDLRESARPYLEDLRDKTNEVIHLCVRENEEVVYIDKVESNQKVKIASKIGYRANLHCTGVGKALLTGLEDEEVRKILKNKGMTKYTETTIIDPEQMIKHLHEIKNKGYAIDNLEHEADIRCVAAPILDYTNKVIAAISIAGPETRVTNQKIEQELAPLIKETALSISKSLGYIK; this is encoded by the coding sequence ATGAAGTTTTTAACTAAATCACGTATAATTGTTCATAGAATTCTTATTATGATTCAACGGAAAGGACAGTTGGGATTGAGTACAAATAAATCTTTAGAGCGTTGTCTAATTCTAATTAATAAGCTCGCTGATTATCCAAAAGGATTGGGGATTACGGAATTATCCCATCATTTAGACATTCCTACAACTACGGTACACCGTATTGTTTCTACACTACTTAATTTTAATATGGTAAAGAAAGATATCAATACAGGGAAAGTATTACTAGGAATGCACATGGTTTATTTAGCTTCAAAAATTATTGATAGTATTGACCTTCGAGAATCAGCTAGACCATATCTAGAGGATTTGAGAGACAAAACGAATGAAGTGATCCATCTTTGTGTTCGGGAAAATGAAGAAGTCGTCTATATCGATAAAGTAGAAAGTAATCAAAAGGTAAAAATTGCTTCTAAAATTGGTTATCGTGCAAATTTACATTGTACTGGAGTTGGAAAAGCCTTATTGACTGGGTTGGAGGATGAAGAAGTAAGAAAAATATTAAAAAACAAAGGTATGACAAAATATACTGAGACTACAATCATCGATCCAGAACAAATGATCAAGCATTTACATGAAATTAAAAATAAAGGTTATGCCATTGATAACCTGGAGCACGAAGCAGATATAAGGTGTGTAGCTGCACCAATACTTGATTACACCAATAAAGTTATTGCAGCAATTAGTATTGCTGGACCAGAAACGAGGGTTACCAATCAAAAAA